One genomic region from Camelus bactrianus isolate YW-2024 breed Bactrian camel chromosome 3, ASM4877302v1, whole genome shotgun sequence encodes:
- the LOC105065245 gene encoding LOW QUALITY PROTEIN: putative olfactory receptor 2W6 (The sequence of the model RefSeq protein was modified relative to this genomic sequence to represent the inferred CDS: deleted 1 base in 1 codon; substituted 1 base at 1 genomic stop codon) — MERDNDSYQQAFILVGFSDRPRLERILFAFILVFYILTLVGNTAIILLSILDSRLHTPMYFFLGNLYFLDLCFTTSIVPQLLWNLWGPEKTIIYHGCEAQLYIYMVLGSTECVLLAVMSYDRYVAVCRPLHYTVVMHPRLCLQLVTMAWCCGFLNSFVMCPQTMHLSRCGRHKVDHFLCEMPALIAMSCEDTMLVEASAFALGVALLLVPLSLVLTSYGMITAAVLRVKSAAGRKKAFHSCCSHLTVVILFYGTIIYMYLQPANSYSQDQGKFLTLFYTTVTPVLNPLIXTLRNKDVKGAMRKLLGWEKGAKET, encoded by the exons ATGGAAAGAGACAATGACAGCTACCAACAGGCATTCATCCTGGTGGGCTTTTCTGATCGGCCTCGACTGGAGAGAATTCTCTTTGCTTTTATCTTGGTCTTCTACATCCTGACCCTAGTGGGCAACACTGCCATCATCCTCTTGTCCATCCTGGACTCCAGGCTCCATACACCCATGTACTTCTTTCTTGGGAACCTGTATTTCTTGGATCTCTGCTTTACAACAAGCATTGTTCCCCAGCTGCTGTGGAACCTGTGGGGTCCAGAGAAGACCATCATCTACCATGGCTGTGAGGCCCAACTCTACATCTATATGGTGCTGGGCTCGACCGAGTGTGTTCTCCTGGCTGTCATGtcctatgaccgctatgtggctGTCTGCCGGCCCCTGCACTACACTGTGGTCATGCACCCACGTCTCTGCCTGCAGCTGGTGACCATGGCCTGGTGCTGCGGCTTTCTGAACTCCTTTGTTATGTGTCCCCAGACGATGCATCTCTCTCGATGTGGGCGTCACAAGGTGGACCACTTTCTGTGTGAGATGCCTGCTCTGATTGCCATGTCCTGTGAAGACACCATGCTGGTGGAAGCATCTGCCTTTGCCCTGGGGGTCGCTCTTCTCCTGGTGCCCCTCTCCCTGGTCCTCACCTCCTACGGCATGATCACTGCTGCCGTGCTGAGGGTCAAGTCAGCGGCAGGACGGAAGAAAGCCTTCCACTCCTGCTGTTCTCACCTAACGGTGGTCATTCTCTTCTATGGAACCATCATCTACATGTACCTGCAGCCAGCCAACAGCTACTCCCAAGATCAGGGCAAGTTCCTCACTCTCTTCTACACCACCGTCACT CCAGTGTTAAACCCCCTCATCTAGACTCTGAGGAACAAGGATGTGAAAGGAGCAATGAGGAAGCTcctggggtgggagaagggggcCAAGGAAACCTAA